One stretch of Streptomyces sp. A2-16 DNA includes these proteins:
- a CDS encoding glycoside hydrolase family 3 N-terminal domain-containing protein — MRRTALLASAALLTSLLPLAVARAADDPPPVPVDRFEGEVPFAGPPENGIFTWGSDTDDPPTLRLSPREDAPEGDKVLSGTYDISGYGGFTHDFAFAEPAHDWSARKGIRFWWEGQDNGKKVAFELKDGGANGEASELWTTSFTDDFTGWKQIEIPFTDFAYRTDYQPVGGIDHVLGLTQMWGYAVTLPVGAPGRFAMDGVELYGRADQSLRASVLTDSAVYPVDEGGTATVKVTVAITGSAPLDEPVTVAYDTAGGTASTSDYTPLKGEFTFPAGTASGTTRTLKVATLKDKAAETAETVPLKLTVTGAKAPAETPQVVIDAHGLPYLNSKLPVKKRVADLLSRMSLAEKTGQMTQAERGAVGTGADIATEDLGSLLSGGGSTPTPNTPEAWAKMIDSFQLRAQATRLQIPLVYGVDAVHGHNNLVGATVMPHNIGIGATRDPRLAQRTGAVTAAEVRATGIPWDFAPCLCVTRDERWGRSYESFGEDPALVESMETVIQGLQGARSGKDLSRGDKVLATAKHFVGDGGTAYGSSTTGTYTIDQGVTTVTRKQLEAIHLAPYRTAVDRGVGTVMPSYSSLDVVGDGLGPVKMHARADMINGVLKDRMHFDGFVISDWNGIDQIPGDYASDVRTSVNAGVDMVMAPYAYKDFRTALIQEVRAGRVSERRIDDAVSRILTQKFRLGLFEKPYADTSGASRIGSAGHRAVAREAAAESQVLLKNSGGLLPLRTSQKVYVAGSDADDIGNQSGGWTVTWQGSSGDITPGTTILEAMRKSSARLTYSKDASAPTDGYDVGVVVVGETPYAEGVGDVGNGHDLELSATDRAAVDKVCAAMKCAVLVVSGRPQLIGDRLGEIDALVASWLPGTEGDGVADVLYGRRPFTGQLPVTWPRSQAQLPINVGDAAYDPQFPYGWGLTTLGKVPAGGLTTLKALGLAARAAERAGADETGRALVTKARLIVQERARSVTAPMAAPFADADRLLLTGRYAEAVAKLTEAYRAA, encoded by the coding sequence CCTTCGCCGAGCCCGCCCACGACTGGTCCGCCCGCAAGGGCATCCGCTTCTGGTGGGAGGGACAGGACAACGGCAAGAAGGTCGCCTTCGAACTCAAGGACGGCGGCGCCAACGGCGAGGCCTCCGAGCTGTGGACGACCTCCTTCACCGACGACTTCACCGGCTGGAAGCAGATCGAGATCCCGTTCACGGACTTCGCGTACCGGACGGACTACCAGCCCGTCGGCGGCATCGACCACGTCCTGGGACTGACGCAGATGTGGGGGTACGCCGTCACCCTCCCCGTCGGCGCGCCCGGTCGATTCGCCATGGACGGCGTCGAGTTGTACGGCAGGGCCGACCAGTCGCTGCGCGCCTCGGTGCTCACCGACTCCGCGGTGTACCCGGTCGACGAGGGCGGCACGGCCACCGTGAAGGTCACCGTAGCCATCACCGGGTCCGCGCCCCTCGACGAGCCCGTGACCGTCGCCTACGACACGGCCGGCGGCACCGCCTCCACCTCCGACTACACCCCTCTCAAGGGCGAGTTCACCTTCCCCGCGGGCACCGCCTCCGGCACCACCCGCACCCTGAAGGTCGCCACCCTCAAGGACAAGGCCGCCGAGACCGCCGAGACCGTCCCCCTCAAGCTCACCGTCACCGGCGCCAAGGCCCCCGCCGAGACCCCGCAGGTCGTCATCGACGCGCACGGGCTGCCGTATCTGAACAGCAAGCTCCCCGTGAAGAAGCGGGTCGCGGACCTCCTGTCCCGGATGAGCCTCGCGGAGAAGACCGGCCAGATGACCCAGGCCGAGCGCGGAGCCGTCGGGACCGGGGCCGACATCGCCACCGAGGACCTCGGCTCGCTGCTCTCCGGAGGCGGCTCGACACCCACGCCCAACACCCCCGAGGCCTGGGCGAAGATGATCGACTCCTTCCAACTGCGGGCGCAGGCAACCCGGTTGCAGATCCCGCTCGTCTACGGCGTCGACGCGGTCCACGGCCACAACAACCTGGTCGGCGCCACGGTCATGCCGCACAACATCGGCATCGGGGCCACGAGGGACCCCCGACTCGCTCAGCGGACCGGGGCCGTGACCGCCGCCGAGGTCCGCGCCACCGGCATCCCCTGGGACTTCGCGCCCTGCCTCTGCGTCACCCGTGACGAACGCTGGGGCCGTTCCTACGAGTCCTTCGGCGAGGACCCGGCACTCGTGGAGTCCATGGAGACGGTCATCCAGGGCCTCCAAGGGGCGCGCAGCGGCAAGGACTTGAGCCGTGGCGACAAGGTCCTCGCCACCGCCAAGCACTTCGTCGGCGACGGCGGCACCGCGTACGGCTCCTCCACCACCGGCACCTACACCATCGACCAGGGCGTCACCACGGTCACCCGGAAGCAACTGGAGGCGATCCACCTCGCCCCCTACAGGACGGCCGTGGACCGCGGCGTCGGCACGGTCATGCCGTCGTACTCCTCGCTCGACGTCGTCGGCGACGGCCTGGGCCCGGTGAAGATGCACGCCCGCGCCGACATGATCAACGGAGTGCTCAAGGACCGTATGCACTTCGACGGCTTCGTCATCAGCGACTGGAACGGCATCGACCAGATCCCCGGCGACTACGCCTCGGACGTCCGGACCTCCGTCAACGCCGGTGTCGACATGGTCATGGCCCCCTACGCCTACAAGGACTTCCGCACCGCGCTGATCCAGGAGGTGCGGGCCGGACGCGTCAGCGAGCGGCGGATCGACGACGCCGTGTCCCGCATCCTCACGCAGAAGTTCCGGCTCGGACTCTTCGAGAAGCCGTACGCCGACACGAGCGGCGCCTCGAGGATCGGTTCCGCCGGGCACCGGGCCGTGGCACGCGAGGCGGCCGCCGAGTCGCAGGTGCTGCTGAAGAACAGCGGCGGGCTCCTGCCGTTGCGGACGTCGCAGAAGGTGTACGTCGCCGGGTCCGACGCCGACGACATCGGCAACCAGAGCGGCGGCTGGACCGTCACCTGGCAGGGCTCCTCCGGCGACATCACCCCGGGCACGACGATCCTGGAGGCGATGCGCAAGAGTTCCGCCCGACTGACGTACTCCAAGGACGCCTCGGCCCCGACCGACGGCTACGACGTCGGCGTGGTCGTCGTCGGCGAGACCCCGTACGCGGAGGGCGTCGGCGACGTGGGCAACGGCCATGACCTGGAGCTGTCGGCGACCGACAGAGCCGCCGTCGACAAGGTGTGCGCCGCCATGAAGTGCGCGGTGCTGGTCGTCTCCGGGCGGCCGCAGCTCATCGGTGACCGGCTCGGCGAGATCGACGCCCTGGTCGCCTCCTGGCTGCCGGGCACCGAGGGCGACGGAGTCGCGGACGTCCTGTACGGCAGGCGGCCCTTCACCGGGCAACTCCCCGTCACCTGGCCCAGGTCGCAGGCCCAGCTGCCGATCAACGTCGGCGACGCGGCCTACGACCCGCAGTTCCCCTACGGCTGGGGCCTCACCACGCTCGGCAAGGTCCCGGCGGGCGGTCTGACCACGCTGAAGGCGCTCGGGCTCGCGGCCCGGGCGGCGGAGCGGGCCGGAGCGGACGAGACCGGCCGCGCGCTCGTCACCAAGGCGCGGCTGATCGTGCAGGAGAGGGCCCGGAGCGTCACCGCCCCGATGGCGGCCCCCTTCGCCGACGCCGACCGCCTCCTGCTCACCGGACGCTACGCGGAGGCGGTGGCGAAGCTGACCGAGGCGTATCGGGCGGCCTGA